AACGCTCGGCGTGCGGCGCCGGAATTGTCGCGCTCATCGGCAGCGACAGGCCCATGGCTTCGATCATGCAGGCCATGGTCGAGGCCGTACCCATCACCATGCAGGTGCCGACCGACGGCGCGAGGCGGCCGTTCACGGCTTCGATCTCGGCATCGTCGATGTCGCCGGCGCGGTACTTGCCCCACAACCTGCGGCAGTCCGTGCAGGCGCCGAGCACCTCGCCCTTGTGATGGCCGACCACCATGGGACCGACGGGAATGACCACGGTTGGCAGATCGGCGCTGATCGCCGCCATCACCTGCGCCGGCAAGGTCTTGTCGCAGCCACCGATCACGATCACCGAATCCATCGGCTGGGCCCGGATCATCTCCTCGGTATCCATCGCCATCAGGTTGCGCAGATACATCGAGGTCGGATGCGCAAAGCTCTCGGCGATCGAGATGGTCGGGAACACGAACGGCATCGCGCCCGACAGCATCACGCCGCGCTTGGCGGCTTCGATGATCTGGGGGACGTTGCCGTGGCAGGGATTGTAATCGCTATAGGTGTTGGTGATGCCGACGATCGGGCGCTCCAGCGCATCGTCGGAATAGCCCATCGCCTTGATGAACGCCTTGCGCAGGAACAGCGAGAAGCCGGCATCGCCGTAGCTCGTCAGACCCTTGCGCAAACCACTCGTCATCATACCGCTCCTTCTTGCTTCCCATTGTGCTACAGCCTGCCCCCTGATTGTCAATAAGATTGGGCCGGATTGGTGCGATTTCTGGTTCCTGGCACCGCCGGCAGACGCAATTATTGACAATCTGGCGCCGCCCTGCTCCACAGAGCGGACCGGCGAGGGACCGGAGGCCGAGGGCATGTCCGACATCCGCACCGCAGACGCCATGCCTGTCAGGCGCGACGATCCTGATGACGTCGTCGCGCGGCTGGAGGAGGACATCATCTTCGGCCGCCTGCCGCCGGGCGCGCGCCTGACCGAGGACGCGCTGATGTCGCGCTACGGCACCTCGCGCCATTTCGTGCGCCAGGCCTTGGTGGACGCCGAGCGCCGCGGCATCGTCCGCCGCGAGAAGAATGTCGGCGCCACCGTGCGGTTCTATTCGGCCGAGGAGGTCCGGCAAATCTACGAGGTCAGGGAGATGCTGACGCGGCAGGCCGCGCTGATGATCCCCCTGCCCGCGGCGCAAGGCCTGATCGACGAACTCACCGCGCTACAACGCGACTATTGCGCGAAGGCCGATGTCCGCGACCTGCGCGGCATCCACGAGGCCAACGACGCCTTCCACGTCGCGCTGTTCTCAGCCTGCGGCAATCCCTATCTGGTCCGCTCGCTCCAGGACTATATGAACCTGACGCTGCCGATGCGCGCCAAGAACCTCGCCGACCGCGAAGGGCTCGCGCAGTCGCGCCGCCAGCACGAGCTGATGATCCAGCTGCTGAAGGGACGCGACAGCTGGGCGCTGGCACAGCTCTGTGTGGATCACATGCAGTTCAGCAAAGAGGATTATCTGGCGAGGATTGCGGTCGAGGATCACTAGCGATCGCGCTCGCTGGACCGGAATATGTCCTCGCAAATCCTGCACGTCCGTGAGGTTGGCAAACAGGAAGAGGCCGAGCTCTTTGCTCGTCAGAAAGCAATGGACATGACCAGAACTGTGAGGGAGAACGCGACATCACGCCAATTTCAGGATGCCGTAAAATGGAATTTGATGATGTCATTCTCGGCCGGCGAAGCATTCGCGGTTACAAGCCCGACCCTGTCCCGCCGGAATTGATCAAGGAAATCCTGGCGCTCGCCATGCGCGCGCCATCGTCGATGAATACCCAGCCGTGGAATTTCTACGTCATCACCGGAGTGCCGCTGGATCGTATCCGTCAGGGCAACACCGAGCGCAATCTGGCGGGCGTGCCTCACTCGCGCGAATTTCGAACCGGCCAGGCATTCGAGGGCGTGCATCGCGAACGCCAGATTGGCGTTGCCAAGCAGCTGTTCAGCGCCATGGGAATCGCGCGGGATGACAAGCAGCAGCGGCAAGACTGGGTCCTGCGCGGCTTTCGCCAGTTCGACGCGCCGGTGTGCGTGATCATCACATATGATCGCGAGCTGGCCTCCAGCGACGATACGGCCTTCGACTGCGGCGCGGTGGCGACCGCGCTCGTCAACGCGGCCTGGTCGCGGGGGCTTGGCGCCGTGATCAACAGCCAGGGGATCATGCAATCCCCCGTCGTGCGCGAGCATGCCGGGATTGCGGATGATCAGGTGATCATGAAAAGCATCGCGCTCGGCTGGCCTGATCACAGCTTTCCAGCCAATGCCGTCGTTTCCGAGCGCAAGTCGGTCGATGAGGCCACGACGTTCGTTGGATTTGCGAGCGGAGCCTAGAAGCAGCCATAGCTCATGGGTGCAATCTCGTCATTCGTCCGCAGTTCGGGAGGCCTGGTCTAGAGGCCTGGCGACATTTTCGCGCGGGGGGTTTCGGGGCCCGCTCAGTAGCGTCGCAGCAGGCCGCGATCCACGCTGGCATCGCCATAGTCAGCGCAGGCCCTTTCCGGGTCCCTGATCAAATCCGCCCGGACGCGCTTGAACGTCTTGCCGGCCGCGTCGGAGACCTCGGGGCGAAATTTGCTGGGATCGTAGCTGTCGCCGTCGCGGGCCTTGATGGCCGCCGAATAGGCGTCGATGATCGCCATCGCCGCATTGGGGCTGCCGAGAAGCCGGGCGCCGAGTTGGACGCCGCCCGCACCATCGACCTCGTAGCCGACGCACCGCTGCTCGAGCACCACGGATGCGGTGACGAGCTGTTCGAGGAAAGTCGCCTCGGCGTCGCTGAGCGCCGCGGCCTGCGCGGGTGCAGACACGATCACCGCAAGCACCGCGACGACTGGCGGCGTGATTTTCAAGCGCGCCCCTGCCGACCCATGACCGTCCCGTACACGAAGAGGAGGATGATGGCTCCGACCACGCTCCCGATGAAGCCCGCGCCTTCGCCGAAATGATACCAACCAACGGCTTGCCCGAGCCAGGTCGCAACGAACGCGCCGACAATCCCCAGAATGGTCGTCAGGATGAACCCCTTGGGCTCGGACTTGTCGCCGGGCATGATGAACTTCGCGACCAGTCCTACGATAAATCCGATGAGGATCGTCCAAAGGATGCCCATATCCATCACTCCATTCGGTCGGTTTTGCACGTCGCGTCTCAGGGATTGCGTGTTCCGTTGAGGTAGAGCCACACGATCCCACCGCCACGTTGATCTAGATCAAATGGACCAGAGTGACTGAACCAAAAGCTGGAGTTGTTTTGGGCACTCCCCCGTCGACAAGCTGCGCAATGCGGATGCCTCGAAGCGGATCAATGCATGGCGATCATTGGCGAAATCATCCACACCACGACCTACCGCTATGCAAAGCCGGTGACATTCGGCACGCACCGGGCGATGTTCCTGCCGCGTCGCGGCGCCTCGACCCGACTGCTGCGCTGGTCCGCTCACACCAACCTGTCATCAAAAGTGCATTGGGTCACGGACTCCCGCTCCAATGCCGTCACGGTCATGGACATCCGCGAACCCGGCAGTGAGCTGACATTCACATTTAGGGTTCGCGGCGTCTATTTCGGCATCAAGGGCCTCGAGGCATTTCCGCTGGAGCTGCGCGCAGAGCAGGTCCCCGTGCAGTATACGCCGGACGAGTGGACCGACCTTTCCGGCTATTTGCGTCCGCACGCCGACGACAGCGACGGCAACCATGCGGCCTGGACCAAGAGCTTCGTGGCTGGCGATCAGGATCGGACCGCCGACGTGCTGCGCCGAATGCTCGGTATGTTTCGCAGCGAATTCAGCTATCGAGGCAGAGATGCCGAAGGCACGCAATCCCCCGGTGAGACCCTGCGCACGAAATCGGGCACCTGCCGGGATTTTGCCTGGCTGATGATCGAGACGCTGCGCCGGCTCGGCTTCGCGGCTCGCTTCGTCAGCGGCTATCTCTACGACGCCGCGCTTGACGGCGGCGCTGTGGGCATGACCGGCTCCGGCGCGACCCATGCATGGGTGCAGGTGTTCCTGCCCGGCGCAGGCTGGCTGGATTACGATCCGACCAACAGCTTGAGCGCTGGCTTCGACCTGATCCCGGTGGCAATTGCGCGGCATCCGGCACAGGCGGTGCCGTTGGCCGGCTCGTGGTTCGGCGATCCCGGCGACTATCTGGGCATGTCAATCAATGTCGCCGTTCGCAAGATCGGCGAAACGCTCGATCCCTCGGAAGGATAGGGAAACGCGCACGGCAATCATGGCGTCATACCGCGACAACACAAGGGGACATGGGCCGCTCGATGTCATCGTCGTCCCATTTGATGCGTTGAAGACGAGGATTCGACAACTCTATGAGGGCGACACGCTGGGCTGCATCAAATTCCGATACGCCCTGCTCGTGCTCGACATCATCACGGTTCTGTTCATCATCGCGACGTCGTTTCTACCGCGGACCAAGACGATCGAGTCGCTCGATGTCGTGTTCGGCGTCCTGATCCTGGCGGACTTCGCCGCGCGGATGATCATCAGCCGACAGCCGCTGCGTGACCTCGCGCGTCTTTCGACCTGGACCGACATCGTCGTCATCATCTCGTTCCTTGCGCCCTTGGCCGGAGAGGCCGGCGGCTTCCTGCGCGCATTCCGGACATTGCGGCTGCTGCGCGACTATCAGATGGTGGCACGGCTGCGGGTCGATAGCGCCTTCTTTCGAAAAAATGAGGAGGTCGTCTTTGCGGTCGCCAATCTCGGCGTGTTTGTTTTCGTGATGACAGGGGTCGTCTACGAGACCCAGAAGTCTCACAATCCGCAAATCACCAATTATGCCGACGCGCTCTACTTCACGATCACCGCGCTGACCACGACCGGCTTCGGCGATATCACCTTGCCCGGCACTGTGGGACGCCTAATCACCGTCGTCATCATGATCTTCGGCGTGACTCTGTTCCTCAATCTCGCCAAAGCCCTGCTCGCGCCCTCCAAGGTGCGCTTCCCCTGCCCGGTGTGCGGTCTCCAGCGCCATGACGTGGACGCCGTGCATTGCAAGGCGTGCGGAACGATATTGAACATTCCCGACGAGGGGATGGACTAGATGCCGCTGCGCGTGCCTCCGGAAGTCTCCCTCGCCCGATCCGGGCGAGGGAGCGCAGCGTGCGTTATCGCTTATTCCAATCGATGATCCGGCTCTCATCGCCGTCGAACTCGTTGCTGCAGAAGGCGCCGCCCTGGAAGTGATCGCCGACCGGATCGGGCTTCAGCTTGGCCTGCTCGGCCATGGCGTGCGCGACGTGATCCTCGGAGCGGCCGATCGGGCGATAGCCGAACTCGTAGGCGCGGTGGTTGTCCCACCAGGCGCGCTCGTTCAGCGACACGCCGTAGAAGATCTCGAAATGAATGTCGGGATGCTCCAGCCCGATCCGGCAGAGTTGCACCAGGTCTTCCGGCATCAGCCACATGGCGATACGGCGATGGTCGAGCGGGCGCTCGTCGCAATTGCCGATGCGGATGCAGGTGACCTTCAGCCCGTGCTTGTCGGCATAGAGCGCGCCGACAGCTTCGCCGAACACCTTGCTGACGCCGTAGCGGCCGTCCGGGCGCACGGTGACGTCGGTGTCGATCCTGCGGTGGCGCGGATAGAAGCCGACCGTGTGGTTCGACGAGGCGAACACCACGCGCTTGACGCCCTTGCGATACGCCGCCTCGAACAGATTGTAGCCACCGATGATGTTGGCCTGGAGAATGTCGTTCCAGGGGCCCTCGACCGAATAGCCGCCGAAATGGATGATGCCGTCGACGCCCTCGCAAATCGCCTCGCACTGTGCGAGGTCCGACAGGTCCGCCGCCTTGAACTGCTCGTTGGGCCCGAGATCCTTCGGCGCGCGGATGTCGCTGAGCAGGAGGTCCGGATAGATCGGCGGCAGCAATTTGCGCAGGCGCGTTCCGATCCCGCCCGAAGCTCCCGTCATCAAGATGCGCGGCATGTCTTTCCTCGTCTTTGGTGACCGATTTGCCGTCACGTGTCTCTAATGATAGCAGGATTGTCCAGAGGGAACGAAACGAGAGAACCGGCATGAATGAGGCATCGTCCCACAATCAGGAGCGGTCAGGCTGGCGGCCGGCGAGCTACTATCCCGATCCGGCCATTCACGCGCTCGATCCCCGCTTCGAGAAATACTGGTTGAAACTCTCGGCGGTGGAACGGCTGGCGACCGGCCTGCGTTGGGCCGAGGGTCCGGTGTGGTTCGGCGACGGGCGCTATCTGCTTTGCAGCGATATCCCGAACCAGCGCATCATCAAGTGGGAGGAAGAGACCGGCGCGGTCTCGAACTTCCGTAAGCCCTCCAATTTCGCCAATGGCAACACCAGGGATCGCCAGGGCCGCTTGGTGACTTGCGAGCACGGCGGCCGTCGCGTGACCCGCACGGAGCATGACGGCGAGATCACCGTGCTGATGGATCAATTCAATGGCAAGCGGCTGAACTCGCCGAACGATGTCGTTGTTAAATCGGACGGCTCGATCTGGTTCACCGATCCGATCTTCGGCATCCTCGGCAATTACGAGGGCTACAAGTCCGAGCCCGAGATCAACATGAACGTCTACAGGCTCGACCCCGAGACCCGCAAGGCCACCGTCGTGGCCGAGGGGGTGCTCGGGCCGAACGGGCTCGCCTTCTCACCGGACGAGAAAATCCTCTACCTCATCGAGTCCCGCGGCGTGCCGACCCGCAAAATTCTCGCCTATGACGTCTCGCCTTCCGGCGACAAGCTTTCGAACAAGCGCGTCTTCGTCGATGCCGGCCCCGGCACGCCGGACGGTTTCCGCGTCGACATCGACGGCAATCTCTGGTGCGGCTGGGGCATGGGCGATCCCGAGCTCGACGGCGTCGTGGTGTTCGCACCCGACGGCGTCATGATCGGCCGCATCGCGCTGCCCGAGCGCTGCGCCAATCTCTGCTTCGGCGGCGTCAAGCGCAACCGCCTGTTCATGGCGGCGAGCCAGTCGATCTACGCGCTGTATGTGAATACGCAGGGCGCGGTGGGGGGATAGGCACGCGACCTGAGCCTCGCGCGCAAGGATCAAACGAAAAACGCCGGAGCGGTTTCCCGCCCCGGCGTCATTCTGTTTGCGCTCTACCGCTTACGCTGCGTTGAAGCCGGCCACCGCCTTCACTTCGAGGAAGTCCTCGAGGCCGTACTTGCCCCACTCGCGGCCGTTGCCCGACTGCTTGTAGCCACCGAACGGCGCGGTGCGGTCGTTGGGCACGCCCTGGAGGTTGACGTTGCCGGCGCGGATCTGGCGACCGACGCGCTTGGCGTCCTCGACCGACGCGCCGGAGACGTAACCAGCGAGGCCATAGGGCGTGTCGTTGGCGATGTGCACGGCGTCGGCTTCGTCCTTGGCGCCGAGGATGGTCAGCACCGGTCCGAAGATTTCTTCGCGGGCGATCGTCATCTCGGGGGTGACGTCGGCGAAGATGGTCGGACGGACATAGAAGCCTTTATTGACGCCTTCGGGCAGGCCCGGGCCGCCGGCGACGAGCGTTGCGCCCTCGTCGATGCCCTTCTTGATCAGCGCCTGGATCTTGTCCCACTGGCCGCGGTTGACCACGGGGCCGATCGTCGTGCCTTCCCCGCGCGGATCGCCCGCCTTGGTCTTGTCGGCGACGGCCTTCGCGATCGCGGCGACTTCCTTCATCTTCGACAGCGGCACGATCATGCGCGAAGGCGCG
The genomic region above belongs to Bradyrhizobium sp. CCBAU 53338 and contains:
- a CDS encoding nitroreductase → MEFDDVILGRRSIRGYKPDPVPPELIKEILALAMRAPSSMNTQPWNFYVITGVPLDRIRQGNTERNLAGVPHSREFRTGQAFEGVHRERQIGVAKQLFSAMGIARDDKQQRQDWVLRGFRQFDAPVCVIITYDRELASSDDTAFDCGAVATALVNAAWSRGLGAVINSQGIMQSPVVREHAGIADDQVIMKSIALGWPDHSFPANAVVSERKSVDEATTFVGFASGA
- a CDS encoding SMP-30/gluconolactonase/LRE family protein; the protein is MNEASSHNQERSGWRPASYYPDPAIHALDPRFEKYWLKLSAVERLATGLRWAEGPVWFGDGRYLLCSDIPNQRIIKWEEETGAVSNFRKPSNFANGNTRDRQGRLVTCEHGGRRVTRTEHDGEITVLMDQFNGKRLNSPNDVVVKSDGSIWFTDPIFGILGNYEGYKSEPEINMNVYRLDPETRKATVVAEGVLGPNGLAFSPDEKILYLIESRGVPTRKILAYDVSPSGDKLSNKRVFVDAGPGTPDGFRVDIDGNLWCGWGMGDPELDGVVVFAPDGVMIGRIALPERCANLCFGGVKRNRLFMAASQSIYALYVNTQGAVGG
- a CDS encoding GntR family transcriptional regulator, giving the protein MSDIRTADAMPVRRDDPDDVVARLEEDIIFGRLPPGARLTEDALMSRYGTSRHFVRQALVDAERRGIVRREKNVGATVRFYSAEEVRQIYEVREMLTRQAALMIPLPAAQGLIDELTALQRDYCAKADVRDLRGIHEANDAFHVALFSACGNPYLVRSLQDYMNLTLPMRAKNLADREGLAQSRRQHELMIQLLKGRDSWALAQLCVDHMQFSKEDYLARIAVEDH
- a CDS encoding NAD(P)-dependent oxidoreductase, which translates into the protein MPRILMTGASGGIGTRLRKLLPPIYPDLLLSDIRAPKDLGPNEQFKAADLSDLAQCEAICEGVDGIIHFGGYSVEGPWNDILQANIIGGYNLFEAAYRKGVKRVVFASSNHTVGFYPRHRRIDTDVTVRPDGRYGVSKVFGEAVGALYADKHGLKVTCIRIGNCDERPLDHRRIAMWLMPEDLVQLCRIGLEHPDIHFEIFYGVSLNERAWWDNHRAYEFGYRPIGRSEDHVAHAMAEQAKLKPDPVGDHFQGGAFCSNEFDGDESRIIDWNKR
- a CDS encoding transglutaminase family protein; its protein translation is MAIIGEIIHTTTYRYAKPVTFGTHRAMFLPRRGASTRLLRWSAHTNLSSKVHWVTDSRSNAVTVMDIREPGSELTFTFRVRGVYFGIKGLEAFPLELRAEQVPVQYTPDEWTDLSGYLRPHADDSDGNHAAWTKSFVAGDQDRTADVLRRMLGMFRSEFSYRGRDAEGTQSPGETLRTKSGTCRDFAWLMIETLRRLGFAARFVSGYLYDAALDGGAVGMTGSGATHAWVQVFLPGAGWLDYDPTNSLSAGFDLIPVAIARHPAQAVPLAGSWFGDPGDYLGMSINVAVRKIGETLDPSEG
- a CDS encoding GlsB/YeaQ/YmgE family stress response membrane protein, coding for MGILWTILIGFIVGLVAKFIMPGDKSEPKGFILTTILGIVGAFVATWLGQAVGWYHFGEGAGFIGSVVGAIILLFVYGTVMGRQGRA
- a CDS encoding ion transporter; protein product: MASYRDNTRGHGPLDVIVVPFDALKTRIRQLYEGDTLGCIKFRYALLVLDIITVLFIIATSFLPRTKTIESLDVVFGVLILADFAARMIISRQPLRDLARLSTWTDIVVIISFLAPLAGEAGGFLRAFRTLRLLRDYQMVARLRVDSAFFRKNEEVVFAVANLGVFVFVMTGVVYETQKSHNPQITNYADALYFTITALTTTGFGDITLPGTVGRLITVVIMIFGVTLFLNLAKALLAPSKVRFPCPVCGLQRHDVDAVHCKACGTILNIPDEGMD